One segment of Lytechinus pictus isolate F3 Inbred chromosome 13, Lp3.0, whole genome shotgun sequence DNA contains the following:
- the LOC129275245 gene encoding uncharacterized protein LOC129275245 isoform X2 — translation MIPVSGLSSQPTRPNPTQPSSQLNYTTLHPTADTESHGYPAWPPTERSPSPISNSALSLNLKPPLRSASSPQLHRVSKGDLRDLLFLVPTLPLKGIFDIGSGHYDVVLDEKQISWTPLSRSSHAKGEQYPKVIKIKDIFAVQIQRIQRAGQEDGGHPKGVSIFVVHPKKGVANGLTWEEIVLESTNEGTCQQWFQAILKLINEFTERPKRLKIFVDTMRSEKAKQVYENKIKMLFHHTRMKTDIVEVSRQHQVQDAIDAMDFSDIDGVVCIGGDTITNEAVHGLLQRAQRDVGIEISPDTPMAKCRIPLGIIPTGLFNIVAHSTQGISSAVTAALHIILGHIQPVDVCSMFTEEGFLRFGFSIMYGFGSDCLRRAVKSQHVLKSKSAEYAMAKSLVKLRSYNCEVSYLPLDKRNTMTTEDSSTCIKGCKVCGHAPDLTHLVHSTPIPLRPKDSPLALRKLTAHHRPSLGTLGANPNTNPRSSRSSSPVPSRRSMGASVPSIPMIAWSGESVHSSSEECLVTPKKKNSKDVVKSIFKRGLEAPSSAPNSRPSSAAWGDQDTPLPGVAGIGRGADTTQRNLRNVFTTGAGDRSGGIPSVQVTPALGGSKSGIAGMQKGIGILPTIDPNRSPRSKEKWLKFQDSFTSIGVVTLPNRSQLVPRGLAPGGHLADGHADLILVRKVNRKEFRKFLQHHGNGEDQFDFPFIWKHQVKAVQIRPLLSSDDMSSAKLEKSMKLLTWNVDMELIRADFIELRVHRQLLAVFGEGVLDDDFPTTSCRCL, via the exons ATGATCCCGGTCAGCGGACTGTCCTCCCAGCCCACCCGTCCTAACCCAACTCAACCGTCCTCTCAACTCAACTACACAACTCTTCATCCCACCGCTGACACCGAAAGTCATGGCTACCCAGCCTGGCCTCCCACCGAACGCTCCCCGAGTCCCATCTCCAACAGCGCCCTCTCCCTGAACCTCAAGCCACCTCTGAGATCTGCCAGCTCTCCTCAGCTCCACCGGGTGTCCAAGGGTGATCTTCGGGATCTGCTGTTCCTGGTACCGACTTTACCGCTCAAAGGCATATTTGATATCGGCAGTGGCCATTATGATGTTGTCCTGGATGAGAAGCAGATCAGTTGGACTCCTCTTAGTAGGTCAAGCCATG CCAAAGGTGAGCAGTACCCAAAGGTGATCAAGATCAAAGACATCTTTGCTGTCCAGATTCAGAGGATACAGAGGGCGGGGCAGGAAGATGGGGGTCATCCCAAGGGGGTGTCTATCTTTGTGGTACATCCCAAGAAGGGCGTGGCCAACGGGCTTACTTGGGAGGAGATAGTCCTTGAATCGACCAATGAGGGAACCTGCCAACAGTGGTTTCAGGCCATTCTGAAGCTCATCAATG AATTCACTGAGAGACCAAAGAGACTAAAAATCTTTGTGGATACCATGAGATCTGAGAAGGCCAAACAAgtctatgaaaataaaatcaagatgCTATTCCACCATACTAGAATGAAAACGGATATCGTAG agGTCAGCCGTCAACATCAAGTGCAAGATGCAATAGATGCCATGGATTTTAGTGATATAGATGG GGTAGTATGTATTGGAGGGGATACAATTACAAATGAAGCAGTACATGGGTTGCTACAGAGAGCTCAGAGGGATGTGGGTATAGAAATATCACCGGACACCCCCATGGCGAAGTGTAGGATTCCACTTGGTATTATTCCAACAG GATTGTTCAACATTGTAGCTCATTCTACGCAGGGAATCAGCAGTGCAGTGACCGCTGCACTCCATATTATATTAG GTCATATACAACCTGTTGATGTGTGTTCCATGTTCACGGAGGAAGGTTTCCTTCGGTTTGGTTTCTCTATTATGTATGGATTTGGCAGCGATTGCTTGAGACGAGCCGTTAAGTCGCAGCATGTTCTCAAGTCTAAATCAGCGGAGTATGCCATGGCCAAGAGTCTTGTCAAGCTGAG GTCATACAATTGTGAAGTGAGTTATCTTCCATTAGACAAACGTAATACCATGACCACAGAGGATTCGTCTACTTGTATAAAAGG GTGCAAGGTATGTGGACACGCCCCTGATCTAACCCACCTAGTCCACTCCACGCCGATACCCCTCCGCCCAAAGGATAGCCCTCTGGCCCTCCGCAAGCTCACCGCCCACCACCGCCCATCCCTTGGAACACTTGGGGCCAACCCCAACACCAATCCCAGGTCCAGTCGTAGCTCCAGTCCTGTACCAAGCAGGCGGAGTATGGGGGCGTCTGTTCCGTCCATTCCCATGATTGCATGGAGCGGAGAGTCCGTACACAGCTCGTCTGAAGAATGCTTGGTGACACCAAAGAAGAAGAATAGCAAAGATGTtgtcaaatcaatttttaaaagaG GCCTTGAGGCTCCCTCTTCTGCCCCCAACTCCAGGCCCAGCAGTGCAGCATGGGGGGACCAAGACACCCCTCTACCGGGTGTGGCCGGTATAGGGAGGGGTGCTGATACCACCCAGAGGAACCTCAGGAATGTCTTCACCACAGGAGCAGGTGACCGGTCTGGAGGAATACCCTCAGTTCAGGTGACCCCTGCTTTAGGAGGTTCTAAGAGTGGTATCGCTGGCATGCAGAAAGGCATCGGCATCCTACCCACAATAG ACCCAAATCGTTCACCTCGATCCAAAGAAAAATGGTTAAAATTCCAGGATTCTTTCACGAGCATTGGCGTCGTAACCTTGCCCAACCGAAGCCAACTGGTACCTCGTGGTCTGGCTCCTGGTGGCCATCTTGCCGATGGCCATGCTGACCTCATCCTGGTCAGAAAGGTCAACAGGAAGGAGTTCAGGAAATTCCTACAGCATCATGGGAATGGTGAAGACCAG TTTGATTTTCCATTCATTTGGAAGCATCAGGTTAAGGCTGTTCAGATCAGGCCCTTACTCAGTAGTGATGATATGAGTTCAGCAAAGcttgaaaaatcaatgaaactATTGACCTGGAACGTAGACATGGAACTTATTAGGGCAGACTTCATTGAATTGAG ggtTCATCGGCAGCTTCTAGCTGTGTTTGGAGAGGGTGTTCTTGATGACGACTTCCCAACAACATCCTGCCGATGCTTATAA
- the LOC129275245 gene encoding uncharacterized protein LOC129275245 isoform X3: protein MSLRVVFGSLLDGGLAMIPVSGLSSQPTRPNPTQPSSQLNYTTLHPTADTESHGYPAWPPTERSPSPISNSALSLNLKPPLRSASSPQLHRVSKGDLRDLLFLVPTLPLKGIFDIGSGHYDVVLDEKQISWTPLSRSSHAKGEQYPKVIKIKDIFAVQIQRIQRAGQEDGGHPKGVSIFVVHPKKGVANGLTWEEIVLESTNEGTCQQWFQAILKLINEFTERPKRLKIFVDTMRSEKAKQVYENKIKMLFHHTRMKTDIVEVSRQHQVQDAIDAMDFSDIDGVVCIGGDTITNEAVHGLLQRAQRDVGIEISPDTPMAKCRIPLGIIPTGLFNIVAHSTQGISSAVTAALHIILGHIQPVDVCSMFTEEGFLRFGFSIMYGFGSDCLRRAVKSQHVLKSKSAEYAMAKSLVKLRSYNCEVSYLPLDKRNTMTTEDSSTCIKGCKVCGHAPDLTHLVHSTPIPLRPKDSPLALRKLTAHHRPSLGTLGANPNTNPRSSRSSSPVPSRRSMGASVPSIPMIAWSGESVHSSSEECLVTPKKKNSKDVVKSIFKRGLEAPSSAPNSRPSSAAWGDQDTPLPGVAGIGRGADTTQRNLRNVFTTGAGDRSGGIPSVQVTPALGGSKSGIAGMQKGIGILPTIDPNRSPRSKEKWLKFQDSFTSIGVVTLPNRSQLVPRGLAPGGHLADGHADLILVRKVNRKEFRKFLQHHGNGEDQVSFKMIFSCPVSLDLELLFEFGKYNYKTSLIAER from the exons GTTCCCTGCTGGACGGTGGTCTGGCTATGATCCCGGTCAGCGGACTGTCCTCCCAGCCCACCCGTCCTAACCCAACTCAACCGTCCTCTCAACTCAACTACACAACTCTTCATCCCACCGCTGACACCGAAAGTCATGGCTACCCAGCCTGGCCTCCCACCGAACGCTCCCCGAGTCCCATCTCCAACAGCGCCCTCTCCCTGAACCTCAAGCCACCTCTGAGATCTGCCAGCTCTCCTCAGCTCCACCGGGTGTCCAAGGGTGATCTTCGGGATCTGCTGTTCCTGGTACCGACTTTACCGCTCAAAGGCATATTTGATATCGGCAGTGGCCATTATGATGTTGTCCTGGATGAGAAGCAGATCAGTTGGACTCCTCTTAGTAGGTCAAGCCATG CCAAAGGTGAGCAGTACCCAAAGGTGATCAAGATCAAAGACATCTTTGCTGTCCAGATTCAGAGGATACAGAGGGCGGGGCAGGAAGATGGGGGTCATCCCAAGGGGGTGTCTATCTTTGTGGTACATCCCAAGAAGGGCGTGGCCAACGGGCTTACTTGGGAGGAGATAGTCCTTGAATCGACCAATGAGGGAACCTGCCAACAGTGGTTTCAGGCCATTCTGAAGCTCATCAATG AATTCACTGAGAGACCAAAGAGACTAAAAATCTTTGTGGATACCATGAGATCTGAGAAGGCCAAACAAgtctatgaaaataaaatcaagatgCTATTCCACCATACTAGAATGAAAACGGATATCGTAG agGTCAGCCGTCAACATCAAGTGCAAGATGCAATAGATGCCATGGATTTTAGTGATATAGATGG GGTAGTATGTATTGGAGGGGATACAATTACAAATGAAGCAGTACATGGGTTGCTACAGAGAGCTCAGAGGGATGTGGGTATAGAAATATCACCGGACACCCCCATGGCGAAGTGTAGGATTCCACTTGGTATTATTCCAACAG GATTGTTCAACATTGTAGCTCATTCTACGCAGGGAATCAGCAGTGCAGTGACCGCTGCACTCCATATTATATTAG GTCATATACAACCTGTTGATGTGTGTTCCATGTTCACGGAGGAAGGTTTCCTTCGGTTTGGTTTCTCTATTATGTATGGATTTGGCAGCGATTGCTTGAGACGAGCCGTTAAGTCGCAGCATGTTCTCAAGTCTAAATCAGCGGAGTATGCCATGGCCAAGAGTCTTGTCAAGCTGAG GTCATACAATTGTGAAGTGAGTTATCTTCCATTAGACAAACGTAATACCATGACCACAGAGGATTCGTCTACTTGTATAAAAGG GTGCAAGGTATGTGGACACGCCCCTGATCTAACCCACCTAGTCCACTCCACGCCGATACCCCTCCGCCCAAAGGATAGCCCTCTGGCCCTCCGCAAGCTCACCGCCCACCACCGCCCATCCCTTGGAACACTTGGGGCCAACCCCAACACCAATCCCAGGTCCAGTCGTAGCTCCAGTCCTGTACCAAGCAGGCGGAGTATGGGGGCGTCTGTTCCGTCCATTCCCATGATTGCATGGAGCGGAGAGTCCGTACACAGCTCGTCTGAAGAATGCTTGGTGACACCAAAGAAGAAGAATAGCAAAGATGTtgtcaaatcaatttttaaaagaG GCCTTGAGGCTCCCTCTTCTGCCCCCAACTCCAGGCCCAGCAGTGCAGCATGGGGGGACCAAGACACCCCTCTACCGGGTGTGGCCGGTATAGGGAGGGGTGCTGATACCACCCAGAGGAACCTCAGGAATGTCTTCACCACAGGAGCAGGTGACCGGTCTGGAGGAATACCCTCAGTTCAGGTGACCCCTGCTTTAGGAGGTTCTAAGAGTGGTATCGCTGGCATGCAGAAAGGCATCGGCATCCTACCCACAATAG ACCCAAATCGTTCACCTCGATCCAAAGAAAAATGGTTAAAATTCCAGGATTCTTTCACGAGCATTGGCGTCGTAACCTTGCCCAACCGAAGCCAACTGGTACCTCGTGGTCTGGCTCCTGGTGGCCATCTTGCCGATGGCCATGCTGACCTCATCCTGGTCAGAAAGGTCAACAGGAAGGAGTTCAGGAAATTCCTACAGCATCATGGGAATGGTGAAGACCAGGTcagttttaaaatgatattttcatgtCCTGTTTCATTGGATTTAGAGCTTTTGTTTGAATTTGGTAAAt acaattatAAAACCAGTTTGATCGCTGAAAGGTGA
- the LOC129275245 gene encoding uncharacterized protein LOC129275245 isoform X1, producing MSLRVVFGSLLDGGLAMIPVSGLSSQPTRPNPTQPSSQLNYTTLHPTADTESHGYPAWPPTERSPSPISNSALSLNLKPPLRSASSPQLHRVSKGDLRDLLFLVPTLPLKGIFDIGSGHYDVVLDEKQISWTPLSRSSHAKGEQYPKVIKIKDIFAVQIQRIQRAGQEDGGHPKGVSIFVVHPKKGVANGLTWEEIVLESTNEGTCQQWFQAILKLINEFTERPKRLKIFVDTMRSEKAKQVYENKIKMLFHHTRMKTDIVEVSRQHQVQDAIDAMDFSDIDGVVCIGGDTITNEAVHGLLQRAQRDVGIEISPDTPMAKCRIPLGIIPTGLFNIVAHSTQGISSAVTAALHIILGHIQPVDVCSMFTEEGFLRFGFSIMYGFGSDCLRRAVKSQHVLKSKSAEYAMAKSLVKLRSYNCEVSYLPLDKRNTMTTEDSSTCIKGCKVCGHAPDLTHLVHSTPIPLRPKDSPLALRKLTAHHRPSLGTLGANPNTNPRSSRSSSPVPSRRSMGASVPSIPMIAWSGESVHSSSEECLVTPKKKNSKDVVKSIFKRGLEAPSSAPNSRPSSAAWGDQDTPLPGVAGIGRGADTTQRNLRNVFTTGAGDRSGGIPSVQVTPALGGSKSGIAGMQKGIGILPTIDPNRSPRSKEKWLKFQDSFTSIGVVTLPNRSQLVPRGLAPGGHLADGHADLILVRKVNRKEFRKFLQHHGNGEDQFDFPFIWKHQVKAVQIRPLLSSDDMSSAKLEKSMKLLTWNVDMELIRADFIELRVHRQLLAVFGEGVLDDDFPTTSCRCL from the exons GTTCCCTGCTGGACGGTGGTCTGGCTATGATCCCGGTCAGCGGACTGTCCTCCCAGCCCACCCGTCCTAACCCAACTCAACCGTCCTCTCAACTCAACTACACAACTCTTCATCCCACCGCTGACACCGAAAGTCATGGCTACCCAGCCTGGCCTCCCACCGAACGCTCCCCGAGTCCCATCTCCAACAGCGCCCTCTCCCTGAACCTCAAGCCACCTCTGAGATCTGCCAGCTCTCCTCAGCTCCACCGGGTGTCCAAGGGTGATCTTCGGGATCTGCTGTTCCTGGTACCGACTTTACCGCTCAAAGGCATATTTGATATCGGCAGTGGCCATTATGATGTTGTCCTGGATGAGAAGCAGATCAGTTGGACTCCTCTTAGTAGGTCAAGCCATG CCAAAGGTGAGCAGTACCCAAAGGTGATCAAGATCAAAGACATCTTTGCTGTCCAGATTCAGAGGATACAGAGGGCGGGGCAGGAAGATGGGGGTCATCCCAAGGGGGTGTCTATCTTTGTGGTACATCCCAAGAAGGGCGTGGCCAACGGGCTTACTTGGGAGGAGATAGTCCTTGAATCGACCAATGAGGGAACCTGCCAACAGTGGTTTCAGGCCATTCTGAAGCTCATCAATG AATTCACTGAGAGACCAAAGAGACTAAAAATCTTTGTGGATACCATGAGATCTGAGAAGGCCAAACAAgtctatgaaaataaaatcaagatgCTATTCCACCATACTAGAATGAAAACGGATATCGTAG agGTCAGCCGTCAACATCAAGTGCAAGATGCAATAGATGCCATGGATTTTAGTGATATAGATGG GGTAGTATGTATTGGAGGGGATACAATTACAAATGAAGCAGTACATGGGTTGCTACAGAGAGCTCAGAGGGATGTGGGTATAGAAATATCACCGGACACCCCCATGGCGAAGTGTAGGATTCCACTTGGTATTATTCCAACAG GATTGTTCAACATTGTAGCTCATTCTACGCAGGGAATCAGCAGTGCAGTGACCGCTGCACTCCATATTATATTAG GTCATATACAACCTGTTGATGTGTGTTCCATGTTCACGGAGGAAGGTTTCCTTCGGTTTGGTTTCTCTATTATGTATGGATTTGGCAGCGATTGCTTGAGACGAGCCGTTAAGTCGCAGCATGTTCTCAAGTCTAAATCAGCGGAGTATGCCATGGCCAAGAGTCTTGTCAAGCTGAG GTCATACAATTGTGAAGTGAGTTATCTTCCATTAGACAAACGTAATACCATGACCACAGAGGATTCGTCTACTTGTATAAAAGG GTGCAAGGTATGTGGACACGCCCCTGATCTAACCCACCTAGTCCACTCCACGCCGATACCCCTCCGCCCAAAGGATAGCCCTCTGGCCCTCCGCAAGCTCACCGCCCACCACCGCCCATCCCTTGGAACACTTGGGGCCAACCCCAACACCAATCCCAGGTCCAGTCGTAGCTCCAGTCCTGTACCAAGCAGGCGGAGTATGGGGGCGTCTGTTCCGTCCATTCCCATGATTGCATGGAGCGGAGAGTCCGTACACAGCTCGTCTGAAGAATGCTTGGTGACACCAAAGAAGAAGAATAGCAAAGATGTtgtcaaatcaatttttaaaagaG GCCTTGAGGCTCCCTCTTCTGCCCCCAACTCCAGGCCCAGCAGTGCAGCATGGGGGGACCAAGACACCCCTCTACCGGGTGTGGCCGGTATAGGGAGGGGTGCTGATACCACCCAGAGGAACCTCAGGAATGTCTTCACCACAGGAGCAGGTGACCGGTCTGGAGGAATACCCTCAGTTCAGGTGACCCCTGCTTTAGGAGGTTCTAAGAGTGGTATCGCTGGCATGCAGAAAGGCATCGGCATCCTACCCACAATAG ACCCAAATCGTTCACCTCGATCCAAAGAAAAATGGTTAAAATTCCAGGATTCTTTCACGAGCATTGGCGTCGTAACCTTGCCCAACCGAAGCCAACTGGTACCTCGTGGTCTGGCTCCTGGTGGCCATCTTGCCGATGGCCATGCTGACCTCATCCTGGTCAGAAAGGTCAACAGGAAGGAGTTCAGGAAATTCCTACAGCATCATGGGAATGGTGAAGACCAG TTTGATTTTCCATTCATTTGGAAGCATCAGGTTAAGGCTGTTCAGATCAGGCCCTTACTCAGTAGTGATGATATGAGTTCAGCAAAGcttgaaaaatcaatgaaactATTGACCTGGAACGTAGACATGGAACTTATTAGGGCAGACTTCATTGAATTGAG ggtTCATCGGCAGCTTCTAGCTGTGTTTGGAGAGGGTGTTCTTGATGACGACTTCCCAACAACATCCTGCCGATGCTTATAA